A single Streptomyces sannanensis DNA region contains:
- a CDS encoding YcxB family protein, whose amino-acid sequence MTQGRDTEQVVELVYQPPTTADITAALRARTRGTPSGRRLRVFTVVCVVLSVLLAGVSVFLGGGDVPFPVVAMGVILPFTLWAVPLLQARQLRRLAESQGEFRAEVDDTEVRVTTENSNVTIGWRLLKRYAETEELFVLLSADKHAVGITVLPKRGARQPADVDRLRAILDRHLERV is encoded by the coding sequence ATGACTCAGGGGCGGGACACGGAACAGGTGGTGGAGCTGGTCTATCAGCCGCCCACCACCGCGGACATCACGGCGGCGCTGCGGGCCAGGACGCGCGGCACCCCTTCGGGACGCAGACTGCGTGTCTTCACGGTCGTGTGCGTGGTGCTCTCCGTGCTGCTGGCCGGAGTGAGTGTGTTCCTCGGCGGTGGTGACGTTCCCTTCCCGGTGGTGGCCATGGGGGTGATACTGCCCTTCACGCTGTGGGCCGTCCCCCTGCTGCAGGCGCGCCAGCTCCGGCGTCTCGCCGAGAGCCAGGGCGAGTTCCGGGCCGAGGTGGACGACACCGAGGTGCGGGTGACGACGGAGAACAGCAACGTGACGATCGGCTGGCGGCTGCTGAAGCGCTACGCCGAGACGGAGGAGCTGTTCGTCCTGCTGAGCGCGGACAAGCACGCCGTCGGCATCACCGTGCTGCCCAAGCGCGGTGCGCGGCAGCCCGCCGACGTGGACCGGCTGCGGGCGATACTCGACCGGCATCTGGAACGCGTGTGA
- a CDS encoding transcriptional repressor → MTTAGPPVRGRSTRQRAAVAAALDEVDEFRSAQELHDILKHQGASVGLTTVYRTLQSLAEAGEVDVLRTSDGEAVYRRCSSGEHHHHLVCRVCGKAVEVEGPAVEQWAEAIASQHGYVNVAHTVEIFGTCADCATAEN, encoded by the coding sequence GTGACGACTGCAGGACCCCCCGTGCGCGGCCGGTCGACCCGGCAGCGTGCCGCCGTGGCGGCGGCACTGGACGAGGTGGACGAGTTCCGCAGCGCGCAGGAGCTGCACGACATCCTCAAGCACCAGGGCGCGTCGGTGGGCCTGACCACGGTCTACCGCACGCTGCAGTCGCTCGCCGAGGCAGGCGAGGTCGACGTGCTGCGCACCAGCGACGGCGAGGCGGTGTACCGCCGATGCTCGTCCGGCGAGCACCACCACCATCTGGTGTGCCGGGTCTGCGGCAAGGCCGTCGAGGTCGAGGGCCCGGCGGTGGAACAGTGGGCGGAGGCGATCGCGTCCCAGCACGGCTATGTGAACGTCGCCCACACGGTGGAGATCTTCGGCACCTGCGCGGACTGCGCGACGGCGGAGAACTAG
- a CDS encoding metal ABC transporter substrate-binding protein, whose translation MNVRRLIPTVTVAGAVALGLTAVTGCSSSDVAADKKNGGKLGVVASFYPMQYLAEEIGGDHVTVTGLTQPGVEPHDLELSPRQAAQLGEADFILYLKGVQPAVDKAIEQAGVKNTVDAATLTELEHHGTEVNHDHGHGGEDHKGGESGGDPHIWLDPVKYAEVAKGVGKAMEKADPSHAADYKKNTDELVKKLDALDTEYVNGLKNTTTRTFITTHSAFGYLAERYGLDQEGIAGLDPESEPSPARIKELQDIARKEKVPTVFFETLASDKTAKTLAEDAHLKTAVLDPIEGITDKSKGDDYIEVMESNLAALQQALGAK comes from the coding sequence ATGAACGTGCGTCGCCTGATACCCACCGTCACCGTCGCCGGAGCGGTGGCCCTCGGCCTCACCGCCGTCACCGGCTGCTCCTCCTCCGACGTCGCCGCTGACAAGAAGAACGGCGGCAAGCTCGGTGTGGTGGCGTCGTTCTACCCCATGCAGTACCTCGCCGAGGAGATCGGCGGCGACCACGTCACGGTCACCGGCCTGACCCAGCCCGGCGTCGAGCCGCACGACCTCGAGCTCAGCCCGCGGCAGGCGGCCCAGCTCGGTGAAGCGGACTTCATCCTCTACCTCAAGGGTGTCCAGCCCGCCGTCGACAAGGCCATCGAGCAGGCCGGTGTGAAGAACACCGTCGACGCCGCCACCCTCACCGAGCTGGAGCACCACGGCACCGAGGTCAATCACGACCACGGCCACGGAGGTGAGGACCACAAGGGCGGGGAATCCGGCGGCGACCCGCACATCTGGCTGGACCCGGTGAAGTACGCCGAGGTCGCCAAGGGCGTCGGCAAGGCCATGGAGAAGGCCGACCCCTCCCACGCCGCCGACTACAAGAAGAACACCGACGAGCTCGTGAAGAAACTCGACGCCCTCGACACCGAGTACGTGAACGGTCTGAAGAACACCACGACCAGGACCTTCATCACCACCCACTCCGCCTTCGGCTACCTCGCCGAGCGCTACGGCCTGGACCAGGAGGGCATCGCCGGCCTCGACCCCGAGTCCGAGCCCAGCCCGGCCCGGATCAAGGAGCTCCAGGACATCGCCAGGAAGGAGAAGGTCCCCACCGTCTTCTTCGAGACCCTCGCGAGCGACAAGACCGCGAAGACCCTGGCCGAGGACGCCCATCTGAAGACCGCTGTCCTCGATCCCATCGAGGGCATCACGGACAAGTCCAAGGGCGACGACTACATCGAGGTCATGGAGTCCAACCTCGCCGCGCTGCAGCAGGCTCTCGGCGCGAAGTAA
- a CDS encoding glycine--tRNA ligase: MAADKIDTIVSLSKRRGFVYPCSEIYGGQRAAWDYGPLGVELKENIKRQWWRYMVTAREDVVGIDSSVILATEVWEASGHVATFTDPLTECTSCHKRFRADHLEEAYEAKHGRLPENGLADVNCPHCGTKGQFTEPKQFSGLLSTHLGPTQDSGSIAFLRPETAQGIFTNFAAVQQTSRKKPPFGIAQMGKSFRNEITPGNFIFRTREFEQMEMEFFVKPGEDEKWQDYWMQERWNWYRDLGLREENMRWYEHPKEKLSHYSKRTADIEYRFQFGGSEWGELEGVANRTDYDLSAHSKASGTDLSFFDQEAGERWTPYVIEPAAGVGRTMLAFLLDAYNEDEAPNAKGVMEKRVVMRLDPRLAPVKVAVLPLSRNPQLSPKAKGLAADLRKNWNIEFDDAGAIGRRYRRQDEIGTPFCVTVDFDTLDDNAVTVRERDTMAQERVSLDQIQAYLGARLLGC; this comes from the coding sequence GTGGCCGCCGACAAGATCGACACCATCGTCAGCCTGAGCAAGCGCCGTGGCTTCGTCTATCCCTGCAGCGAGATCTACGGCGGCCAGCGTGCCGCCTGGGACTACGGACCACTGGGTGTCGAGCTCAAGGAGAACATCAAGCGCCAGTGGTGGCGTTACATGGTCACCGCCCGCGAGGACGTCGTCGGCATCGACTCGTCGGTGATCCTGGCGACCGAGGTCTGGGAGGCCTCCGGCCATGTCGCGACCTTCACCGACCCGCTGACCGAGTGCACCTCCTGCCACAAGCGGTTCCGCGCGGACCACCTGGAGGAGGCGTACGAGGCAAAGCACGGCCGCCTGCCCGAGAACGGCCTCGCCGACGTCAACTGCCCCCACTGCGGCACCAAGGGCCAGTTCACCGAGCCCAAGCAGTTCTCCGGTCTGCTCTCCACCCACCTCGGCCCGACCCAGGACTCCGGCTCCATCGCCTTCCTGCGTCCCGAGACCGCGCAGGGCATCTTCACCAACTTCGCCGCGGTGCAGCAGACCTCGCGCAAGAAGCCGCCGTTCGGTATCGCCCAGATGGGCAAGTCCTTCCGGAACGAGATCACTCCGGGCAACTTCATCTTCCGCACCCGCGAGTTCGAGCAGATGGAGATGGAGTTCTTCGTCAAGCCGGGCGAGGACGAGAAGTGGCAGGACTACTGGATGCAGGAGCGGTGGAACTGGTACCGCGACCTGGGTCTTCGTGAGGAGAACATGCGCTGGTACGAGCACCCGAAGGAGAAGCTCTCCCACTACTCCAAGCGCACCGCCGACATCGAGTACCGCTTCCAGTTCGGCGGCAGCGAGTGGGGCGAGCTCGAGGGTGTCGCCAACCGCACCGACTACGACCTCTCCGCGCACTCCAAGGCGTCCGGCACCGACCTGTCGTTCTTCGACCAGGAGGCCGGGGAGCGCTGGACCCCGTATGTCATCGAGCCCGCCGCCGGTGTCGGCCGCACGATGCTGGCGTTCCTGCTCGACGCGTACAACGAGGACGAGGCCCCGAACGCCAAGGGCGTCATGGAGAAGCGCGTCGTGATGCGCCTCGACCCGCGCCTGGCCCCGGTCAAGGTCGCGGTCCTGCCGCTGTCCCGGAACCCGCAGCTGTCCCCGAAGGCCAAGGGCCTCGCGGCGGACCTGCGCAAGAACTGGAACATCGAGTTCGACGACGCCGGTGCGATCGGCCGCCGTTACCGCCGCCAGGATGAGATCGGTACGCCGTTCTGCGTCACCGTCGACTTCGACACGCTCGACGACAACGCGGTGACCGTGCGCGAGCGCGACACGATGGCCCAGGAGCGCGTCTCCCTGGACCAGATCCAGGCCTACCTGGGCGCGCGTCTGCTCGGCTGCTAG
- a CDS encoding DUF6243 family protein — MAKGRNNLLGVGGQRRKLPRNGTQNQGEAGAADRRAAADQKQELLRKMRERASSEERQEKS; from the coding sequence GTGGCCAAGGGCCGTAACAACCTCCTCGGCGTCGGCGGTCAGCGCCGAAAGCTGCCCCGCAACGGCACCCAGAACCAGGGCGAGGCCGGCGCCGCCGACCGCAGGGCCGCCGCCGACCAGAAACAGGAGCTGCTCCGCAAGATGCGCGAACGCGCCTCCAGCGAGGAGCGTCAGGAGAAGAGCTGA
- a CDS encoding isoprenyl transferase gives MAVRGFLGRSRREYKVPEPHPSGARPPKIPGELVPKHVAIVMDGNGRWAKERGLPRTEGHKVGAERVLDVLQGAIEMGVGSISLYAFSTENWKRSPDEVRFLMNFNRDFIRKTRDQLDALGIRVRWVGRMPKLWKSVAQELQIAQEQTKDNNGLTLYFCMNYGGRAELADAAQALAADVKAGRLDPAKVTEKTFAKYLYYPDMPDVDLFLRPSGEQRTSNYLLWQSAYAEMVFQDVLWPDFDRRDLWRACLEYASRDRRFGGAVPNEELLKPEGKQADGPAV, from the coding sequence ATGGCAGTACGCGGATTCCTGGGACGCTCCCGCCGCGAGTACAAGGTCCCCGAGCCGCACCCGTCCGGTGCCAGGCCGCCGAAGATCCCCGGTGAGCTGGTGCCGAAGCATGTCGCGATCGTCATGGACGGCAACGGCCGCTGGGCCAAGGAGCGCGGCCTGCCGCGCACCGAGGGCCACAAGGTCGGCGCCGAGCGGGTACTGGACGTGCTGCAGGGCGCGATCGAGATGGGCGTCGGGAGCATCTCCCTGTACGCCTTCTCCACCGAGAACTGGAAGCGCTCGCCGGACGAGGTGCGCTTCCTGATGAACTTCAACCGTGACTTCATCCGCAAGACCCGCGACCAGCTCGATGCACTCGGCATCCGGGTGCGCTGGGTGGGCCGGATGCCCAAGCTGTGGAAGTCGGTGGCCCAGGAGCTCCAGATCGCTCAGGAGCAGACCAAGGACAACAACGGGCTCACGCTGTACTTCTGCATGAACTATGGCGGCCGTGCGGAGCTCGCGGACGCGGCACAGGCGCTGGCGGCGGATGTGAAGGCGGGCAGGCTCGACCCGGCGAAGGTCACGGAGAAGACCTTCGCGAAGTACCTCTACTACCCGGACATGCCGGACGTGGATCTGTTCCTGCGGCCGAGCGGCGAGCAGCGTACCTCCAACTACCTGCTCTGGCAGAGCGCTTACGCCGAGATGGTCTTCCAGGACGTGCTGTGGCCCGACTTCGACCGCCGCGACCTGTGGCGTGCCTGCCTGGAGTACGCCTCCCGCGACCGCCGCTTCGGCGGGGCCGTCCCGAACGAGGAGCTGCTGAAGCCGGAGGGTAAGCAGGCCGACGGTCCGGCTGTCTGA
- a CDS encoding metal ABC transporter permease, with translation MEILQTAFMQRALIAAVLIGITAPAVGIYLVQRRQALMGDGIGHVAMTGVGLGFVLNASPVWMATLVAVLGAVAMELIRAYGRTRGDIALAMLFYGGMAGGVLLTNLSGSGSNANLLSFLFGSLSTVSAGDVTSICLLAAFVVLVTVGLRRQLFAVSQDEEFARVTGLPVRALNLLIAVTAAITVTVAMRVVGLLLVSALMVVPVAAAQQITRSFAVTFVSAVAIGTSVTLAGTVTSYYQDVPPGATVVLFAIVVFVALTALAAPLARRRAKAAAAAEAQCTLEVPAARESAGHMGV, from the coding sequence ATGGAAATTCTCCAGACCGCCTTCATGCAGCGCGCGCTGATCGCCGCCGTACTGATCGGCATCACCGCCCCCGCCGTCGGCATCTATCTGGTGCAGCGCCGCCAGGCGCTGATGGGCGACGGCATCGGCCATGTCGCGATGACCGGCGTCGGCCTCGGCTTCGTACTCAACGCCAGCCCGGTGTGGATGGCGACCCTCGTCGCCGTGCTGGGCGCCGTCGCCATGGAGCTGATCCGCGCCTACGGACGTACCCGGGGCGACATCGCGCTCGCCATGCTCTTCTACGGCGGCATGGCCGGCGGTGTCCTGCTGACCAACCTCTCGGGCTCCGGCTCCAACGCGAACCTGCTGTCCTTCCTCTTCGGCTCCCTGTCCACCGTCTCCGCGGGGGACGTCACCTCCATCTGCCTGCTGGCCGCCTTCGTGGTGCTGGTCACCGTCGGACTGCGCCGGCAGCTCTTCGCGGTCAGCCAGGACGAGGAGTTCGCGCGGGTCACCGGCCTGCCCGTGCGCGCCCTGAACCTGCTGATCGCCGTCACCGCCGCGATCACCGTCACCGTCGCCATGCGTGTCGTCGGCCTGCTGCTGGTCAGCGCGCTGATGGTGGTACCGGTCGCGGCCGCCCAGCAGATAACCCGCAGCTTCGCCGTCACCTTCGTGAGCGCGGTGGCCATCGGTACGTCCGTCACCCTCGCCGGTACGGTCACCTCGTACTACCAGGACGTACCGCCCGGCGCGACCGTCGTCCTGTTCGCCATCGTCGTCTTCGTGGCCCTCACCGCCCTGGCCGCCCCGCTGGCCCGGCGTCGCGCGAAGGCTGCCGCCGCGGCCGAGGCGCAGTGCACTCTTGAAGTACCGGCCGCCCGCGAGTCCGCCGGCCACATGGGAGTCTGA
- a CDS encoding metal ABC transporter ATP-binding protein, producing the protein MEAHVSEPVISVRGAMATLGSRPVLRGVDLTVRPGEVVALLGANGSGKSTAVRSVIGQVPLTGGEIHLFGTPLRRFRDWARVGYVPQRTTAASGVPATVREVVSSGRLSRTKLGRPSKKDRAAVQRAIELVGLADRAKDSVSALSGGQHQRVLIARALASEPELLIMDEPMAGVDLASQEILAATLREQVAAGATVLLVLHELGPLEPLIDRAVVLRDGCVVHDGPPPKAVGQHALPGHDHVHPHSATEPVRTGLLT; encoded by the coding sequence ATGGAGGCACATGTGAGCGAGCCCGTCATATCCGTCCGCGGAGCCATGGCCACGCTCGGGTCGCGCCCGGTGCTCCGCGGTGTCGACCTCACCGTCCGGCCCGGTGAGGTCGTCGCACTGCTCGGCGCCAACGGCTCGGGCAAGTCGACGGCCGTACGGTCCGTCATCGGCCAGGTGCCGCTCACCGGCGGCGAGATCCACCTCTTCGGCACCCCCCTGCGCCGGTTCCGCGACTGGGCACGCGTCGGGTACGTACCGCAGCGCACCACTGCGGCCAGTGGTGTCCCGGCGACCGTACGCGAGGTGGTCTCCTCGGGACGGCTGTCCCGTACGAAACTGGGCCGGCCCTCGAAGAAGGACCGGGCCGCCGTCCAGCGGGCCATCGAACTGGTCGGCCTCGCGGACCGCGCCAAGGACTCGGTGAGCGCCCTCTCCGGCGGCCAGCACCAGCGGGTGCTCATCGCCCGGGCACTCGCCTCGGAGCCCGAACTGCTGATCATGGACGAGCCGATGGCCGGCGTCGACCTGGCCAGTCAGGAAATCCTCGCCGCCACGCTGCGCGAGCAGGTCGCGGCCGGTGCCACCGTGCTGCTGGTCCTGCACGAGCTGGGCCCGCTGGAGCCGCTGATCGACCGCGCCGTGGTCCTACGCGACGGCTGTGTCGTGCACGACGGCCCGCCCCCGAAGGCCGTGGGGCAGCACGCGCTGCCCGGCCACGACCACGTCCACCCCCACTCGGCCACTGAGCCGGTCCGTACGGGACTGCTGACCTGA
- a CDS encoding TerB family tellurite resistance protein, with protein sequence MPARGQSGRKLRLWSIRTSWSTVGDGEFFCPDCGGDRNYRRRTGRRRFALLGVPLLPRGFAGPVVECAACRTRFGTEVLDHPTTTRFSAMLRDAVHTVALAVLAAGGTSSRTVTLTAATIVRSAGYEDCTEEQLITLVEALAADTGRMPRAYGPAPSSGPCGVSLAIELHEALEPLAPHLAPAGRDSILLQGATIALADGPYIPAEREVLTTVGTALRLGADDTARLLAAARTPS encoded by the coding sequence GTGCCAGCGCGAGGACAATCCGGTCGAAAGCTGCGCCTCTGGTCCATTCGCACCTCATGGAGCACCGTCGGCGACGGCGAGTTCTTCTGCCCGGACTGCGGAGGCGACCGCAACTACCGCCGCCGCACCGGCCGCCGCCGCTTCGCCCTCCTCGGCGTACCGCTGCTGCCGCGCGGCTTCGCCGGTCCGGTCGTCGAATGCGCCGCCTGCCGGACCCGGTTCGGTACCGAGGTCCTCGACCACCCCACCACCACCCGGTTCTCCGCGATGCTCCGCGACGCCGTCCACACTGTCGCGCTCGCCGTCCTCGCCGCGGGCGGCACTTCCTCCCGTACGGTCACCCTCACCGCTGCCACCATCGTGCGCTCTGCCGGATATGAGGACTGCACCGAGGAGCAGCTCATCACCCTCGTCGAGGCCCTCGCCGCCGACACCGGCCGCATGCCCAGGGCCTACGGCCCGGCGCCGTCGTCCGGACCCTGCGGGGTCTCCCTCGCCATAGAACTCCACGAGGCCCTCGAGCCGCTCGCCCCGCACCTCGCGCCCGCCGGCCGCGATTCGATCCTGCTCCAGGGCGCCACGATCGCCCTCGCCGACGGTCCGTACATCCCCGCGGAGCGGGAGGTTCTGACGACGGTGGGCACCGCGCTCCGGCTCGGCGCCGACGACACCGCCCGGCTGCTGGCCGCGGCGCGTACTCCGTCCTGA
- the recO gene encoding DNA repair protein RecO, which yields MSLFRDDGIVLRTQKLGEADRIITLLTRGHGRVRAVARGVRRTKSKFGARLEPFSHVDVQFFARGSDLVGRTLPLITQSELIAPYGGGIVAEYVRYTAGTAMLETAERFTDQEGEPAVQQYLLLIGALRTLARGEHAPNLVLDAFLLRSLAVNGYAPSFEDCARCGIHGPNRFFSVATGGVICADCRVPGSVVPSPEAIGLLGALLTGDWETADRAEPRHVREGSGLVSAYLHWHLERGLRSLRYVEN from the coding sequence ATGAGTCTGTTCCGCGACGACGGCATCGTGCTGCGCACCCAGAAACTGGGTGAGGCGGACAGGATCATCACTCTGCTCACACGCGGTCACGGGCGGGTGCGCGCCGTGGCGCGCGGGGTGAGGCGGACCAAGTCGAAGTTCGGGGCGCGACTGGAGCCCTTCTCCCATGTCGATGTGCAGTTCTTCGCGCGCGGCAGCGATCTCGTCGGCCGCACACTGCCCCTGATCACCCAGAGCGAGCTCATCGCTCCCTACGGCGGCGGGATCGTCGCCGAGTACGTCCGCTACACCGCGGGCACGGCCATGCTGGAGACCGCCGAGCGGTTCACCGACCAGGAGGGCGAGCCGGCCGTACAGCAGTACCTGCTGCTCATCGGCGCCCTGCGCACCCTCGCGCGCGGAGAGCACGCCCCGAATCTGGTCCTGGACGCCTTTCTGCTGCGTTCCCTCGCCGTCAACGGTTACGCGCCCAGCTTCGAGGACTGTGCCCGCTGCGGCATCCACGGACCCAACCGCTTCTTCTCGGTCGCGACGGGCGGGGTCATATGCGCCGACTGCCGGGTGCCGGGAAGCGTCGTACCCTCTCCGGAGGCCATCGGACTCCTCGGCGCGCTGCTCACCGGCGACTGGGAGACGGCGGACAGGGCCGAGCCGAGGCATGTCAGGGAGGGGAGCGGGCTGGTGTCCGCGTATCTGCACTGGCACTTGGAGCGCGGGCTGCGCTCGCTGCGGTACGTAGAGAATTGA